A segment of the Stigmatella erecta genome:
CTTGGTGATGGCGTGCCTGGCGTGCGCGCTGTTCTTCGTGCGCTTCTGGCGCGAGTCGAAGGACCGGCTCTTCGCCCTCTTCGCCCTGTCCTTCACGGTGATGAGCCTCAACTGGTTCGCCCTGGGCCTGCTGCCGGTGGACGACGAGCGGCGCCACTACGTCTATGTCATCCGGCTCGTCTCCTTCCTCCTCATCCTGTTCGCCATCTGGGACAAGAACCGGACCAGCCGCCAGCACCCCTCCTGAGAGGTCCGGCGGCTGGCCGGCCAGGCAAGCGTCCGAAACGAGGACGGTCCGGTGCCAGTTGCCGGGCCAGCAATCCATCACCATTGTGCGGCGGCTGTGCGCCCGCTGGTGGGAGTAACCGCTCATGAGCGAAGAGCCACCCGTCGCGAGCATTCTGCTGGTCGACGACAACGTCCAGAACCTCGTGGTGCTGGGGGCGGCGCTGGAGCCGCTCGGCCAGCGGTTGGTGAAGGCCACCTCCGGCCGCGAGGCGCTGCGGCGCCTGGAGGAGGAGGACTTCGCCGTCATCCTCCTGGATGTGCGCATGCCGGACATGGACGGCTACCAGACCGCACACCTCATCAAGGCGCAGGAGCGCACCCGCCACATCCCCCTGCTGTTCCTCACCGCGCTGCAGCGGGAGGACCGGCACCTGCTGCGCGGCTATGCGCAGGGGGCGGTGGACTACCTGCTCAAGCCCTTCGAGGCCGAGGTGCTGCGGGCCAAGGTGGGCGTGTTCGTGGAGCTGTACCGGCGCGGCGAGGCGCTGAAGCTGCGCGAGGCCAAGCTCCGGGAGCAGGAGCGCGAGGCGCTGCTGCGCCAGGGCGAGGCCCACTCGCGCGCGCTGCTCAACGCCATGCCGCAGGCGGTGTGGGCGGCGCGGCCGGATGGGACGCAGGCGTGGTGCAACGCGGCGTGGACGGCGCTGCTGGGCTCCCCGGGCGCGGAGCTGGAGCCGCGCTCGCTGGTGGACTCGGTGCACCCCTCCGAGCGCGAGACGGTGCTCGCGGGCATCCGCGAGGCGCTGCGCTCGGGCAGGCCGTGGGATGGGCAGCACCGCCTGGGCCGGCCCGAGTCCTACCGCTGGCACCACCTCAAGGTGACGCCCCTGCCCGCCAGCGGCCAGGCCTGGAGCGGCTTTCTGTGCACCGCCACCGACATCGATGACGAGCGGCGCACCCAGCAGATTTCACAGCTCCTGTCGCACGCGAGCGTGATGCTCTCCTCGTCGCTGGACTACCACGCCACGCTGGCGCGGCTGGCGCAGCTCGTGGTGCCCCGCTTCGCCGACTGGTGCACGGTGGATGTGCTGGACCGGGGCGCCTCGCTCGCGGGCCTCACGCGCGTGGCGGTGGCGCATGCCGAGCAGGGCAAGGCCGAGCGGGTGCTGG
Coding sequences within it:
- a CDS encoding DUF5985 family protein, giving the protein MVLKTLLNGALVMACLACALFFVRFWRESKDRLFALFALSFTVMSLNWFALGLLPVDDERRHYVYVIRLVSFLLILFAIWDKNRTSRQHPS